The following coding sequences lie in one Chiroxiphia lanceolata isolate bChiLan1 chromosome 19, bChiLan1.pri, whole genome shotgun sequence genomic window:
- the KCNJ2 gene encoding inward rectifier potassium channel 2 yields MGSVRTNRYSIVSSEEDGMKLSTMAVANGFGNGKGKVHTRQQCRSRFVKKDGHCNVQFINVGEKGQRYLADIFTTCVDIRWRWMLVIFCLTFILSWLFFGCVFWLIALLHGDLENQENSKPCVSQVSSFTAAFLFSIETQTTIGYGFRCVTDECPIAVFMVVFQSIVGCIIDAFIIGAVMAKMAKPKKRNETLVFSHNAVVAMRDGKLCLMWRVGNLRKSHLVEAHVRAQLLKSRITSEGEYIPLDQIDINVGFDSGIDRIFLVSPITIVHEIDEDSPLYDLSKQDMDNADFEIVVILEGMVEATAMTTQCRSSYLANEILWGHRYEPVLFEEKNYYKVDYSRFHKTYEVPNTPICSARDLAEKKYILSNANSFCYENEVALSSKEEDEIDTGVPESMSTDTHPDMDHHNQAGVPLEPRPLRRESEI; encoded by the coding sequence ATGGGCAGCGTGCGAACCAACCGCTACAGCATCGTGTCTTCGGAGGAGGACGGCATGAAGCTGTCCACCATGGCCGTGGCCAACGGctttgggaatgggaagggCAAGGTACACAccaggcagcagtgcaggagccGCTTTGTCAAAAAAGACGGCCACTGCAACGTCCAGTTTATTAACGTGGGGGAGAAGGGACAGCGATACCTGGCAGATATCTTCACCACCTGCGTGGACATCCGCTGGAGGTGGATGCTGGTTATCTTCTGCCTGACCTTCATCctctcctggcttttttttggCTGTGTGTTTTGGTTGATTGCACTGTTGCACGGGGATCTGGAGAACCAAGAGAACAGCAAGCCTTGCGTCTCTCAAGTGAGCAGCTTCACCGCAGCCTTCCTGTTCTCCATCGAGACCCAGACCACGATCGGCTACGGCTTCAGGTGCGTCACGGACGAGTGCCCCATCGCCGTGTTCATGGTGGTTTTCCAGTCTATAGTGGGCTGCATCATCGATGCCTTCATCATTGGGGCCGTCATGGCAAAGATGGCTAAGCCAAAAAAGAGAAACGAAACTCTGGTGTTCAGCCACAATGCCGTGGTGGCCATGAGAGACGGGAAGCTGTGCCTGATGTGGCGCGTCGGGAACCTGAGGAAAAGCCACTTGGTGGAGGCGCACGTGCGAGCGCAGCTCCTCAAATCCAGGATCACGTCGGAAGGGGAGTACATCCCCTTGGATCAGATAGACATCAACGTAGGGTTTGACAGCGGCATAGACCGGATATTCCTGGTCTCCCCGATCACCATAGTACACGAAATAGATGAGGACAGTCCTTTGTATGACCTGAGCAAGCAGGACATGGACAATGCTGACTTTGAAATCGTAGTGATATTAGAGGGCATGGTGGAGGCCACCGCCATGACCACCCAGTGCCGTAGCTCCTACCTGGCGAACGAAATCCTCTGGGGCCACCGCTACGAGCCCGTGCTCTTCGAAGAGAAAAACTACTACAAAGTGGACTACTCGAGGTTCCACAAAACATACGAAGTGCCCAACACACCCATCTGTAGTGCCAGAGACTTAGCAGAGAAGAAATACATTCTCTCGAACGCGAACTCCTTTTGCTACGAGAACGAGGTCGCCCTAAGCAGCAAAGAGGAGGACGAGATCGACACGGGGGTGCCTGAGAGCATGAGCACAGACACCCACCCCGACATGGACCACCACAACCAGGCCGGCGTGCCTCTGGAGCCGCGGCCGCTGCGGCGGGAGTCGGAAATATGA